The Erigeron canadensis isolate Cc75 chromosome 1, C_canadensis_v1, whole genome shotgun sequence genome segment CACTATCAATCAAATTACCCAAATTACATGGTCAGGCAGCAGCAAGCTGTGTATGTTGCCCCGGTCGAGACTAATAGCACCACTGAAACAGTGGTGGATTGCTACGAAGCAGCCAAGATGTACGGTGGGACTGTCATTGCGGATTACCCTGAGAAGAAGCCTGCACGCAGGGCGGGTTTATATTAcagataattaattaaaacctaTAACTAATTAGTTACATGTCTAATTGAGTAGTAGTAATATACATCATGTATGTGATATATGGTTTCTGGTGtgtatgtatgttatatatataactcttcATCATATGTACCCTCACCCGACCTGTACTATATTACTCTGCTAGCGCGGTATGCTGTTAGCTATGTCTATCGGCATCAGTTATATATATCCTAAATAAAATGCATATTTACTCTTTTActttgagtatatatatatatatatattatatatatatatatatatattgtgtgatATAATTAAGGTGAAACGCTATCAACCACTTACAGAATGAGTCTTTGGATGGcctgttggaaccacgttagtgtgaccgtcactgatcatgtatcattcttaATATGATAATTAACGATAACTGAAAttcctatgtctagtaaatatataatgggcttatttactcttaaagacgtagtatagggtttcccattaggtgttTGTAACTcagaggactaatggtacacacattaaatACCAaaggggttaaagtgtaaatactctccttatatatagagagtcattaactctaagttaaggttaatccatACACTCATAATACCCTAATTTTTGTGTGTCTCTCCTctctaaattcgtgcatcatgttccagccgaattactcatcccattattactcaatcaccttgttatgggaacccgaaatcaatagcaattatgctttaatgttcttacaggttccacaggacgattggggatattttatcactcgaatcgaatcatgtttattccaacatggtCTATTAATCGATAATCAAGATGACCGATATATAGATCTCAAGATGTTTGTGCGGCGGTATACAAGATTTGTCCCCCCATATGTATAAACGTTTTAATCTTAATTAACCCGGCATTATAATTCATTTATTCGTGTCTACATAGTGGTGATACTATACCTAATGTAGATTTTGAAGgtaaagtgatatatatatatatatataatgattccAATATATATACCATATCCAATTTCcaataaaactttttcttttttttttttttatgtcaaaACTTGGATGGATtgaaattaatacataagtgtTAATGATCGATGTTTGTGGAGACAAagatcatgggttcgatcctcatctcatgcaaaggttagagggccttttctaccatttaggtagaaactggaagcagcctctctacttaggtagaagtaaggtctgcctacatcttaacctcctcatataccgtcgaggtattggggctcaaaacccgcgaaagacggcactgagcagttacttttaGATTTacattgatgaaattgttttaCCATATACTCCTTAAATTGGTTGTACTGGTTGAGACTGCATGTGTCACTCTTGCTACATTGAAAAGAATATTCTTCCagaatcaacatatatatataatgtttcatAGCTCTTAATTTGATTAGACCATTTTGGTTTTTTGTTCAAAAACAACACGTGAAATGATTCCGTTTGTTAAAACAGCTTTCTAAGCAGATAAAGGAATATTGTTATTCCATCTTTGGTTCATTCATTCCATATCTTGAGATAAGTGATTATTTTCCTCTCTTTAGAATCATCATATCTGGTATATATTACAGTAGCTATATATCTGATTATATATCATGCATCGACTTACATTTCCTGATAACATTTTTGGTGCTTTGCCTAGCTAgctatattaattaaatttgggCCAACATATCCTGTTTTAGTTCTAACCAAGCACAAACATTGTTGTAGAATCTACATCCATCATAAAGCTAGCTTATTACATTTATATCTTAATTATATTATCCAAATCACGCTCTACAGTCGATCAAGCCATTGGGCTCATAACAGGGATGTAGGGGCCAAAATTGAGTCTGTCAATCTAGCTAGCCATACAGATAGAAATTAAGTCAGTGGGAGCTTGGTCTGTTCGTAAAGATATGATAATTGGTCAAAAATGGAATTTCTAAAGCCAAGTAGTAACTTGCTCAAGCTTAGCGAACATGCCGTTTAATTTATCACTTTATAGGATGCTACCAAACTTTCTTTCATTCGGAATCGATTACTTTATATGATTTTGATGGCCTTAAGTTCACATtcataactaattaatattCTATTCGGAACAGATAATCGGAAATAATTCTTGAAATGCTTTCATATTGCTTTGGAAGTGAACCAGCTGCTTTTTAGGAGCTAGGTAGAATATAATGACGATCTCCTTATACGTCATCTTGATGAgccattaattaattacctCATTAATTTAATAGTTCTCTAGTCTCTActattgaaaaaaattaaactttttgtttctttaatttaaaacttggATGGATTAAACCTAAAAAGTGTTAATATTGATGgttgttgattatgatgaatgAGTTTTACATTTGATGCAACTGTTTCACCATATATATTGTACTGGTTGAGACTACGTCACtcctattacttgtttagaatATAGACCAcaaatattttgatatattcgaCTATTTTGGTTTGTGAAGACAACTCTATGTTTACTTGTTGAAAGTGAGTCAACATTTCCTGTTTTACTTTTAACCAAGCACAAACATTGTTGAAGAATCTTCATAAAgttgtgttttgtgtgtgtgtgtggtgtgttcaaacacaataaaatgttaaaaattatgatatagaCTACTGTCATATTTTAGAAAGTtgacagtttttttttaaaaattttcaagcTACAGTTTATTCTGAAGGTATAGGGCAAACATATCGGGCTCATACAAATAAAGTTTTAATACAATTATTATACGCTCTGCGGTCAGAAAGAGAGATCAATATCAAAAAATAACACATACGAGGGTAGAGTTTGTATATGACAAGTCGTCAAGCCATTGGGCTCGTAAGGGATGTACGTAAGTAAGGGCCAAATTTGAGTCTGTGAAACAAGCCATTGTGCTGAAAAGTGAAAACTGAGACCAGGCCCAATACAAATCCACGTCTGAAATTGAGCTAAAAACCAGTCAAAAGAAGAGTCAACGAGCCGCAACCATGGCCTCGGTGATTTTCGAAAGACCATTgactctcttttttatttttaggaaaTGATCGATCCTTGTGACAAAATAGATTAATAATCCTTCTAACTATTAGATGAAAACATGTGTAATAATCAGGGAGCAAAATTAGGTTAGAGAATGAATGAAtaacacatgtcaccttcttatagTATTGGCTAATTTTTAGAAggatttaacattttcctttatttattgttttacgagatgggtaccctcACAATACGGCGGCGGTGGCAGcaattggtggtggtgatggtggtggtggttcttaatataaaaataattgatgtaaatggtagtgtagttattttatggttaagataTGTATCtttgataaataattttaataagaATGTCATAGAAATATTAGATggaattatttaaattaatgaataaagaagatagatagtttggataatatggtttgaaaatatttttagggatatattgacTAGATTTAGTCTGTGAATTAGAAATGTGTTGAAATTTAAGgatattttggatattttaaaggtagagagttgaaaaaaggaagatagtttgttttataatagagTATATGATGAATAGATTGGGTACTTTAACtctattttcatttatataattttcattaacacaaacaaaaagtcTAGGgtcaaagttagaaaaattcttcaaaaagtcTAAAGTGGAAAGGAGGCatgcagtatatatatatataatttgtctCAAGACTAACAtatctttattctttaataattTGTACATCAGGTGGTATAGTATTACCATTAACCTACAAATTCGACCAAGTTAAATATATCAACAATCTGATAGAATAATGATGCAAACTAAATACTAAATCACAGACTCACAGTACCATTTTATTCAACTTTTTGTTGTCTATTAATAGATTATCATATCTGCTCATTTAACCTCGATCATCCTTAATAATATTTGCACCACCAaaaaatttaaggtttatcAGTCTCATGCAAAAACAACAAATTCAGAAGGACCTTCCATTCGTTTAATATGAGTAAAAAAAACCACAGCCATTCACATCCAACAAACCTCTGCTATATAGATAAATTTGCAGGCAAAGGATTCCCTAGGAGCTCATGTATCCATACATAGTTATTGCAtatcattataaataaatagagcATATAGAAcaaatttttgtaaaaataaaaatatggcTTTGGATAGGGGGAAAAAGAAGAAATTTACAGTTATCGCGCTTACTACCATCCTTTTGGTGGCAGCTGTTGTCGGCACCTTTGTCCATACTCGAAAACTTATTGATGAATCCAAACAAAGCAAGGCCATTGAAATCGATACGCAAAAGGCTGGTGGCAAGAAAACCGCTATTTTGATTGCAGCAACGACTGTGATCATTTTGTGCAAATACACCGATTTCAGGGATATTTGTAGGCAGACATTGGATAGAATAAGGGCCGGGTTGAGAGAACCAAGGGATCTTATAAAAGGAGGCTTTTTAGCTGCCGTGGATAATGTGCAATTCGCGATAGAAAGATCATACCCCCTTAGACAAGCCGCAAAGGATCCTAGAGCCGCGGCGGCTTTGGACCAATGTAAAGAGCTTCTCAATACTTCCATTGAAGATCTCAAAAGATCAATTAACAGAGTGAATCTATTTGATATCACAAAGTTGAAAGATAACACAGTTGAGCTTCGGGTTTGGCTTAGTGGTGCTGTTACCTATCAAGAAACATGTCTTGATGCATTTGAAAACACAACAGGGGATTCTGGATTGATGATGACAAAGTTGTTGGAATTAGGACACAAGCTTACAAGAAACAGTCTTGCAATGATAGATGGTGTCATTGAGTTATCAGGAGGTGCCGCGGCATCTAGAAGTCAAGAGGCCAGGATAGTCCCTCAACCAAAACTACCAAACACTGTTGTTGATTGGAAGGTAGACCAGCCTCGACAAAGACAGAAAACCATTTCGGTTGATTGGAAGGCAGGGTGGAGCATGTCGCGTTCAAAGACAAGAACAAGGACGGTTCAAGGTGGGACCATTGTGCCTCAACCTATGGATCCAAATGCAGGTGGCATGCCTAATAATGCAGGGAATCGTAGGATGCTTGACCAAAACTCGAATAATGAAGAATATCTGGATCCCGAATTGCATTCAAAGATGCAAATGAATGGGGATCCATCGGATGAGGAAAGTATTGTTACTCCCCAAACGACGACGACTCCTGAGTTATCCCATGATGATCCAAACTCACCTTATCCTTCATGGGCAGATAGTTCAAGACGCGCCCTAATTAACGTTAATCCAGGGAACTTAAGGCCTAACGTCGTTGTGGCTCAAGATGGGTCCGGTACTTTTAAGACCATCATGGATGCCGTTCATACAGCTCCCCAAAAGTCAGGCGAACCATATATCATACTTATCAAGGCAGGTACTTACAAAGAAGATGTCACGATTCCTAGGCATGTCGACAACGTTGTCTTGATTGGAGAAGGTCCACTTAAAACCAGGATCACCGGAAGCAAGAACTTCATTGACGGAGTCTCTACTTACAATACTGCTACCGTTGGTAAGCTAGTTCCTATGAATCTTAACGCGTATAGGTGTGTTCATTGTCGGTAAGAGATAAATATGGCACAATAACATTATTTTGTGATTATGTTACAGCGGTTAACGGGGATGGCTTCATGGCCAGAGACATAGGATTTGAGAACAGTGCAGGACCTGAAAAGCATCAAGCAGTAGCATTGCGTGTCTCAGCCGACATGTCCATTTTCCACAACTGTATGATGGATGGTTTTCAGGATACTCTTTACACCCATTCATATCGACAATTCTATCGCCACTGCACCATTACTGGAACAATCGACTTCATATTTGGAAACGCTGCAGCCGTTTTCCAGGACTGCAAGATGATAGTCAGGAAGCCAATGAGCAACCAAGGATGTATGGTCACAGCCCAAGGACGTAAAGACCAACATTCCGTGGGTGGCCTTGTCCTTGATGGCTGCACCATCACCGCCGAGCCAGAGTTCATGAACGCGGTCCCAATGCCCAAATCCTATCTCGGACGTCCATGGAAAGAATTCTCTAGGACCATCATTATGCAATCATTCATTGACAAGAACATTGACCCGGAAGGATGGTCACCATGGACCGGGACGTTTGGTCAAGACACGTGTTACTATGCCGAATTTAACAACAAAGGTCCGGGCGCAGACACTTCAAGGAGGGTCACATGGAAAGGAATTAAGAAAATATCTCCACAAGAGGCTCAGAGTTTTACTCCAGGAACTTACATACAAGGGGATACATGGATCAAACCATCTAATGTCCCATATGATGCTGGAATGATGAAGATCTAAATCTCTTTGCTTgtatatacatgtttttttttttctatttctttctTAAAGTTAAGTTTTTTCAAGATAAGTTTATGTTAAGTGTAAATGTATAAAGTTCTACAAGTATAGAACTATAGATAGTTTAATTTAGTATAGTAGCAGTACTTCTCGACTGCTCCTCCTATACAAATCTGTTCATCATACTTCTCTATTGTATGGGGCATTGCCTTGGTGATCCGCGCTAGTTGGATCCAGCTGCCCTTAGAGTGTGACACTTGTCATCTACGTAGGCGCCTTAGATCATCGGAACTAGTTAGGAATTGTGCTCATTTCTCctcctatatatgtatatatacagtaGTCTCATCATGTACTTGATATGATATGACATTATTAGAATGACATACATTTACCAAAATTATATCGTCTCTGTATCTATTCTATCTCCATTCTTCTCAATAACTTGTAATTAGCTAAGCGGTGGAGGAAACGCAACACAACGACGAAAATCAGGGGTTTAAAACTGTCTCTTAAATCATAGTGTTATATGATTTGATAATCTTTAAATATGATGTTGAAGCCTATAGTAATGATTGGAACCACCTATGCTATTTCAGTTAAGTTGTATATCAATATCAGTAACCAGTAATAGAACATATATAAATCTTGTAAATTGCATTTTCAAAGTCTTAAGCCTcctaaaatatgtatatatagatgccCTACTGTATTATGTTTTTGATGCGCTCCCAACTAGCAGTTGCAAGCTCTTTTGTATTTGGAGGTAAAGATAGAGTCACAAAGCTGGGGCTTCACTCAAATGGTCATATAACTTGAGCTATATGACTTCGTTTTTGATGTGCGATTAGTCAAAACAACCGTTGAAATGAGGAGCATCAAACAGTCAAACGGACATGTAACCAGTCAAAACGATCGTAGGCGGTTTGGCTTGACTTTCCATGtagagatatatgtatatattagggACTATTATTGTAATTAGTTCATAGTTAGTTGTTAACCTAGgtctataaattaatatgttGTTTGTATTCATTTTATATTTGAGATTAGTGAAATAATTCTTTCACTttttcatggtatcagagccaccatTGGTCTCCAACTCTTTCTTTCAAATCCGTGACGGTTTTGATCTTTTCTAGATCAAATTCGCGACGGTTGTTCGTCATCTTCGTTCAATTTATTCAATTCTATATTTTCCGTTTGATTCTTCATATTTTCTCATTCATTCATCTTCTGTTTATCCATTATGTATGTTTGTTTTGTTCGTTCATCTCcaatttcttaatttattttcatTGGTCCATTCATTGTTTTCTTCAAATTTGTTATTCAACTACTTTGTTAAACTTTTTGCCGCTATATTTgcaaaccatatatatatttttcgtaTTCTATTGATTGGTGTTAttcatatgtatttttttctaattatcaCACCACCGCCGCAATCGTTTCTTTTCGATAAGGTCACTCAGTGGTAACAAAAATTACATTCGTATATATTGGTCAACGTCGATTTATTCACTGCCAAACATTTATATTCATCCAAGACTAGAACAAATTGATTCATTTGCTATTTGCTTTGAATTAattcacctttttcttttttgttcttttatcaCTCAACAAGTGCggctcttatttttttttttagaccAAGCACTAATTTCCTTTGACCTTTATTTTCTTCTTGAACTTAATTCTATTCTATTCTATTCATAGACCTTAATTCTATTGATGTTATATTCTTTCCAATAAAGTTAttttcatcaaccttattcttTCATTGACCTTATTCCTTCATTGACCTTGTTCCCAAACTTAATTTCACCAAAGTTAAACTGCTTTCATCACCATTTTCTTGGTGATATTTTCATTCTTCTTGGCAATCGTTAACCTTGACGgtttgtctttttttctttctcgaTGACTCTGTTTTTGGTCATCATCTTCTACAGAATTTTGGATTTATTCACACAAGACATCAAGTCATGGAAGGATTATTCGGACGAAATAAACTGACTGGAGAACTTATAAAGAAGATTTTAGTATTGTGTCGATTTCTCCAGTTGTTTGTCCAATCCGAAGATGTCACATTGCCATCCTTCGGCTTTGGGGGGAGGGGGGtagagatatatgtatatattgggGACTATTATTGTAATTAGTTCATAGTTAGTTGTTAACCTAGGTCTATAAATACGTTGTTCGTATTCATTTTATATTTGAGATCAGTGCAATAATTCTTTCACTTTTTCATTCCGGCCTAAAAACGTTAATTGTTTTCTAATCAGACTTTAATTTTGTCATAACTTTCgactcatttatttttttaagtccGTTCAAATTTTACATGTCATTATATGTACTTGACTACCTGTAGGTTGTAACCCccagttttataaaaattcaatttcTCTCTAAACACATCTATGTTTGTGTGAGAACTCTAATTTTTAGTAAGTGTTTTGAATGAACGAATATTAAAAGAATTGTTGTTGGTATTCTTATAAAACAACaaattcagttttttttttttttaggtataGATCATTTGATCACAACAGGCATTttgcttacgttgtcttaaccgagtcTGCGCTAGAAAGCTCCCTCACCTTAAACCCCtaactaaaccgcccgaaggcATGACATATAATTGGGGTAAAACCCTGCCCCCTTTGTAGGACTCAAACTTGCTTCAATGAAGGACTTTATTTGAAATGTTTTTCTCATGTCTCAAACTCAAGACCTTCAACATAAAAAACTAGtgctcaaccattgagctaCAAAGGGAAGTACTAAAGTTCAgttagttattttgtttttccatcTCACCTCTTTTCTTTATAAATTAGCCACTCGAAGATCCCAAAAAGTAAAATGCATTTGGTCGAAGCTTAGTAGTGTTGCGATGGAGAAACAAGAATCACATATTTATATCCTATAAAAACATCCTTTAGAGTTTAAACCTCtacatcttttattttgtttttaaagacATGGATTGAATATTATAACGGAAGGTATATATtatgttgtcttaatcgggttcATGTTATAAAACCCCATCACCTACTACCTGATACGaggaccccccccccccccccccgggtTTAATATTTCGTCCAAAGGAATAGCAACATATTATGAGTAAACCCTGACTTGAAACTGAGTCTCTCATAAAGAGATTTTCTTATcattgtgtaacaccccaacaaggcggaataatgggatatcacaagaaaagcacagcacgacatggaaattaagtagagacaatctaaaatgcattaaaaggattggGAATCCATATAATTCAATCAACTACAAATccaagatcatgcaaaaacaatgcataaggagcacgaccatcaaacgtttacaaaagagaatacaaaagatggcatatgatcctaagcataacccataagcgggAACAATGGATTCGTGGATCCTTGATAAAGTCCAATTCCAATCCTAGCATacaaacaatcaatcatcatccaataTGTCTTCCattaacctgttcacctgaaaagtatactaaaacgtgtcaacataaagttggtgagttcgtaggtttaaacgTTAAAATCatagtgtcgggataacaaccgttaatgATACACGAAGATTAGAATACCAATTCACGATCCAagggaaaccctaaaaggtttcacgttatTACAATTCAACACataacacaaatcaacacatatcggcacgacttacatagaTTTCAAAGGTGTGTTCATTTcggcatgacttacatatatttcaaatgcatgatcaacggcatgacttacatatatttcaaatgcatgatcaacggcatgacttacatatatttcaaatgcatgatcaacggCATGTCTTACGTATATTTCAACGGCATGATCATAACAAACAATCATGATTACGTTTACGGGGAACAAAGCATTTACATTCACAAATCATCGTTTAATATCAAATCATTTCAAATAATTTGCTACAACGTTTACAAGAAacaagtacactttccaccccaaatataAGAGAAacggggctacgaaactcaccttggcctTGAACGTGGGTAGAAGGTGACTAAGCGGGTAAGCAGGGAGAACAATGGTCACAAACCTATTATAACAACATTTCATCATCACATTATAGCTTACGTTACA includes the following:
- the LOC122585809 gene encoding pectinesterase-like produces the protein MALDRGKKKKFTVIALTTILLVAAVVGTFVHTRKLIDESKQSKAIEIDTQKAGGKKTAILIAATTVIILCKYTDFRDICRQTLDRIRAGLREPRDLIKGGFLAAVDNVQFAIERSYPLRQAAKDPRAAAALDQCKELLNTSIEDLKRSINRVNLFDITKLKDNTVELRVWLSGAVTYQETCLDAFENTTGDSGLMMTKLLELGHKLTRNSLAMIDGVIEFPQTTTTPELSHDDPNSPYPSWADSSRRALINVNPGNLRPNVVVAQDGSGTFKTIMDAVHTAPQKSGEPYIILIKAGTYKEDVTIPRHVDNVVLIGEGPLKTRITGSKNFIDGVSTYNTATVAVNGDGFMARDIGFENSAGPEKHQAVALRVSADMSIFHNCMMDGFQDTLYTHSYRQFYRHCTITGTIDFIFGNAAAVFQDCKMIVRKPMSNQGCMVTAQGRKDQHSVGGLVLDGCTITAEPEFMNAVPMPKSYLGRPWKEFSRTIIMQSFIDKNIDPEGWSPWTGTFGQDTCYYAEFNNKGPGADTSRRVTWKGIKKISPQEAQSFTPGTYIQGDTWIKPSNVPYDAGMMKI